In Megalopta genalis isolate 19385.01 unplaced genomic scaffold, iyMegGena1_principal scaffold0026, whole genome shotgun sequence, the following proteins share a genomic window:
- the LOC143260939 gene encoding uncharacterized protein LOC143260939, with product MQESMNRSVRKSPGMGGKTKKQGKTKLQVRKERTVTMEKLQGEEKKRHDMEKFVKFEKGKTTESVKGRKIAECSKMEQKAEEVVMTNEEREESKVEREKNTILIAMF from the coding sequence ATGCAGGAGTCGATGAATAGATCGGTAAGGAAGAGCCCTGGGATGGGAGGCAAAACAAAGAAGCAAGGTAAGACCAAATTACAGGTTAGAAAAGAAAGAACAGTAACGATGGAAAAATTACAAGGCGAAGAGAAGAAAAGACATGACATGGAGAAATTTGTAAAGTTTGAAAAAGGAAAGACAACAGAATCAGTGAAAGGAAGGAAAATAGCAGAGTGTTCGAAAATGGAACAGAAGGCAGAAGAGGTGGTAAtgacaaatgaagaaagagaGGAAAGTAAAGTGGAAAGGGAGAAGAATACGATACTTATTGCAATGTTCTAA